In one Cercospora beticola chromosome 1, complete sequence genomic region, the following are encoded:
- a CDS encoding uncharacterized protein (BUSCO:EOG09260AZK) encodes MVCLAHVAARPKVRVADDACLVAHHVAAFELPLPMASAANDAAAAEPPVRLSLPLEFQQEIFHSLRDEDQLLILARGLGLLRLVTNLLHSYDAAGHNLVILVGAEDRENDWIGESLAEHAAVSGSPQCRGMQLVNTDMTNVTQRERMYKRGGICSITSRILIVDFLSGLLDPATVTGLVVLHAERVVATSLEAFIVRIFRQKNKKGFLKAFSDQPEPFTTGFQPLTNVLRNLFLRKPVLYPRFHVTVAKSLEGKRKAEVIELEVPMTEAMRDIQNAVLECVEVSISELKKMNSGVIELDFTMDSALHRSFDSIVRRQLDPVWHRVSFRTKMIVRDLTMLRNILHSLLVLNAVDFNKYIDVVLAASQPPPGSSRKEVSPWLFLDAASVLLDNAKRRVYTGKITDGPLANAEREGLNPVLEELPKWALLAEILEEIERDVYFNPQPQDESSGSILIMCADHNTCRQLREYLQTMHNEVDESGAGQGSDDDITKERQPSGSYMMRRKLRNYLIWKRDFARVSNTLFAANEKEINGTARHASGQLKGGKAPPNKRRRIRGGGNAGAAPGRNANGALSVAGDKESHVQALMNELAVNDLADDAAAAKVDIGADPLDDMDDYYELYDMKDLVLVHPYDGDMDDHLLEEIKPRYVIMYEPDAAFIRRIEVYRSSHSNRQVRVYFMYYGGSVEEQRYLSTVRREKDSFTKLIRERGNMAMTFTHDTDNQDPQEAFLRTVNTRIAGGGRLMATAEPPRVVVDVREFRSSLPSLLHGRNMVIVPCMLTVGDYVLTPDVCVERKSVSDLISSFNNGRLYNQAETMLQHYKAPMLLIEFDQQKAFTLEPFADLSSSLGTHSIVGNDLQSKLVLLTLAFPRLKIIWSSSPYQTAEIFEELKNKQEEPDPIKAVQIGLEQGEDPETRTFNQTPQDMLRCVPGVTNKALNKLILEYRNVQEVANADEAELAIMIGKENARQIRAFFDRSVWDDGVGEE; translated from the coding sequence ATGGTTTGCTTGGCGCACGTGGCAGCGCGTCCCAAGGTTCGCGTGGCTGATGATGCTTGCCTCGTTGCACACCATGTCGCCGCGTTCGAGCTCCCACTCCCCATGGCCTCCGCTGCCAacgacgccgccgccgccgagccTCCGGTGCGCCTGTCACTCCCTCTTGAGTTCCAGCAAGAGATCTTCCACTCCCTGCGCGATGAGGACCAGCTTCTCATCCTGGCGCGAGGTCTCGGCCTGCTCCGCCTTGTCACCAATCTCCTGCACTCCTACGATGCGGCAGGGCACaacctcgtcatcctcgtagGCGCAGAAGATCGCGAGAATGACTGGATCGGCGAGTCGTTGGCTGAGCACGCCGCCGTGTCCGGCAGTCCGCAGTGCAGAGGCATGCAGCTGGTCAACACCGATATGACCAATGTCACGCAACGCGAGAGAATGTACAAGCGCGGCGGCATTTGCTCCATTACCTCTCGCATTCTGATCGTCGATTTCTTGTCGGGCTTGCTGGACCCGGCTACTGTCACCGGGCTGGTAGTATTGCATGCCGAACGGGTGGTAGCAACAAGCCTGGAAGCATTCATCGTGCGCATCTTTCGCCAGAAAAACAAGAAGGGCTTTCTGAAGGCTTTTTCTGATCAGCCCGAGCCCTTCACTACCGGCTTTCAACCTCTGACCAACGTTCTCAGGAACCTCTTTCTGCGAAAGCCCGTTCTATACCCTCGTTTCCATGTCACAGTCGCAAAGAGCTTGGAGGGTAAGAGGAAGGCAGAAGTCATTGAGCTGGAGGTGCCCATGACCGAAGCGATGCGCGATATACAGAATGCTGTCTTGGAATGCGTAGAAGTCAGTATTTCGGAGCTGAAAAAGATGAACTCCGGcgtcatcgagctcgacttcACCATGGACAGCGCGTTGCACAGATCGTTCGACTCGATCGTCAGACGACAGCTCGATCCAGTGTGGCACAGAGTGTCGTTTAGAACAAAGATGATAGTTCGCGATCTGACCATGCTGAGGAACATACTCCATTCACTACTTGTGCTGAACGCAGTAGACTTCAATAAGTACATCGATGTCGTTCtcgcagccagccagcctcCGCCAGGCAGCTCGAGAAAAGAAGTTTCCCCCTGGCTCTTCCTTGATGCTGCTTCCGTGTTGCTTGACAACGCGAAGCGGAGAGTGTATACCGGAAAGATTACCGATGGCCCGCTCGCCAATGCTGAAAGGGAAGGCCTCAACCCCGTACTCGAAGAGCTCCCGAAATGGGCTCTTCTGGCAGAGATACTGGAGGAAATCGAGCGAGATGTCTACTTCAACCCGCAACCCCAGGACGAGTCGAGTGGCAGTATTCTGATCATGTGCGCAGATCACAACACCTGCAGACAGTTACGAGAATATTTGCAGACAATGCACAACGAGGTGGACGAGAGCGGCGCAGGTCAGGGTAGCGATGATGACATTACGAAAGAGCGACAACCGAGCGGCAGTTATATGATGCGAAGGAAATTGCGCAATTACTTGATCTGGAAGCGTGATTTCGCTCGTGTGAGCAATACCCTCTTCGCTGCTAACGAGAAAGAGATCAACGGCACAGCACGGCACGCTTCGGGTCAGCTCAAGGGCGGTAAGGCGCCACCCAacaagaggagaagaatTCGAGGAGGTGGCAACGCGGGAGCGGCTCCTGGGCGGAATGCCAATGGTGCTCTATCAGTTGCTGGCGACAAGGAGTCTCATGTCCAAGCACTCATGAATGAGCTTGCAGTGAACGACCTCGCAGATgatgcagcggcagcgaaaGTCGATATTGGCGCCGATCCTCTGGATGACATGGACGACTATTACGAACTTTACGACATGAAAGACCTTGTACTGGTACATCCTTATGATGGCGACATGGATGACCACCTTTTGGAAGAGATCAAACCGCGATACGTGATTATGTATGAGCCTGATGCGGCATTTATCAGACGAATCGAGGTCTACCGAAGCAGCCACAGCAACCGGCAGGTCCGAGTCTACTTCATGTATTATGGCGGAAGTGTGGAAGAGCAACGATACCTCAGCACAGTACGGAGGGAGAAGGACAGCTTCACCAAGCTGATTCGCGAGCGCGGAAACATGGCTATGACATTCACGCATGACACCGACAACCAGGATCCGCAAGAGGCATTTCTGCGCACCGTCAACACGCGTATTGCTGGTGGCGGTCGACTCATGGCAACAGCTGAACCTCCTCGCGTGGTGGTGGACGTACGAGAGTTTCGCAGCAGTTTACCCTCGTTGCTACATGGACGCAACATGGTCATAGTCCCTTGCATGTTGACAGTTGGCGACTATGTCTTAACGCCAGATGTTTGCGTCGAGCGAAAGTCTGTCAGTGATCTGATCTCGTCTTTCAACAATGGTCGCCTCTACAACCAGGCAGAAACGATGCTGCAACACTACAAAGCGCCCATGCTACTCATCGAATTCGATCAACAGAAAGCATTCACACTGGAACCCTTTGCCGACTTGTCCTCTTCCCTCGGCACACATAGCATAGTCGGGAATGATCTTCAATCGAAACTAGTCCTTCTGACTCTCGCCTTCCCACGGCTGAAGATCATCTGGTCTTCATCGCCTTACCAAACTGCTGAAATTTTTGAAGAGTTGAAGAACAAGCAGGAGGAGCCAGACCCGATCAAGGCTGTGCAAATAGGTCTAGAGCAGGGAGAAGATCCCGAAACAAGGACCTTCAATCAGACACCTCAGGACATGCTGCGATGTGTGCCAGGAGTCACGAACAAAGCGCTGAATAAGCTGATTTTGGAATACCGAAACGTGCAGGAAGTGGCGAATGCTGATGAGGCAGAGCTAGCAATAATGATTGGCAAGGAGAACGCGAGGCAGATAAGAGCTTTCTTCGACCGGAGTGTCTGGGACGACGGGGTCGGGGAGGAGTGA
- a CDS encoding uncharacterized protein (BUSCO:EOG09261ACJ): MASKEATVYIIDVGKSMGETSHGRTQSNLDWALEYFWDKITATIATGRKTAMAGVVGLRTEESENDLADDENYQNVSVLHGISQLLMPDVRRLRDKLKVSNTKNGDAIDALVVAVQMINETCKKLQYIRKIVLITDGRGQMEVDMLPEIKKKIVEDKIDLIVLGVDFDDPEYGYKEEEKSSTKEENETILRTFCEDCDGTFGTMLQAIDELQMPRVKSTRPVAGYRGVLTLGNPELYEDAFTINVERYPKIMKASVPSSSAFVVRQGSSQSFATSQNTDESVAENDLSAVRMARTYQVQEDSAPGGKKDVERDELARGYEYGRTAVHISESDRNVTTFETLPGLDVIGFVHKDQYQRYLDLSRANMIVSKKADEKASMALSSLIHALYELDSYAVARFVAKENKEPRILLLTPNIEPDFECLYDVELPFAEDVRNYKFPPLDRVVTVSGRSLKVHRNLPNDDLMDAMSEYVDKMDLSASATNEDGETVEYGAPDDTYTPKLHRLQHVIHHRAIFPEADPPDARPVILKYSQPPEDLIKKATPALERVIKAGEVKKVPPKARGKRWSRKETSKPLSDLDVAALLAQDPRRKSKRIDPKNAIPEFIQMVESADGLPQFEEACTQLKFIIYDWIKHSVGNMAYGRALEGIGAMRKACEDMEHPGPFHSFLVELKQKALGGELGGDRKAMWFKVRQAKMRPLLKSECQGSDYTEEMAKKLMLPQLSD, translated from the coding sequence ATGGCGTCTAAGGAGGCGACTGTCTATATCATCGATGTCGGCAAATCCATGGGCGAGACCAGCCATGGCCGCACGCAATCGAACCTTGACTGGGCTCTGGAGTACTTTTGGGACAAGATCACAGCAACGATCGCAACTGGCCGTAAAACTGCCATGGCCGGCGTGGTCGGCCTCCGGACCGAAGAGAGTGAGAACGATCTcgccgatgatgagaatTACCAGAATGTCAGCGTGCTTCATGGCATCAGCCAGCTATTGATGCCTGACGTTCGACGGTTGCGAGACAAATTGAAAGTGAGCAATACCAAAAATGGTGATGCCATCGATGCTttggttgttgctgttcaAATGATCAACGAAACATGTAAAAAACTGCAATACATTCGGAAGATTGTACTTATCACCGACGGCCGCGGTCAGATGGAAGTCGACATGTTGCCTGAGATCAAAAAGAAGATTGTGGAAGACAAAATCGATTTGATTGTGCTGGGAGTCGATTTCGATGACCCTGAGTATGGCtacaaagaagaagagaagtccTCTACCAAAGAGGAAAACGAAACTATATTGCGAACATTCTGTGAAGACTGTGATGGCACCTTCGGCACCATGTTGCAGGCCATTGACGAACTTCAAATGCCAAGAGTCAAATCGACCAGACCAGTGGCCGGTTATCGAGGTGTCTTGACGTTGGGAAACCCAGAGCTGTACGAGGATGCCTTTACCATCAACGTGGAACGATATCCGAAGATCATGAAAGCAAGTGTACCAAGTTCGAGCGCTTTTGTCGTGCGACAAGGCTCGAGCCAAAGTTTTGCGACCTCACAGAACACCGACGAAAGCGTTGCAGAGAACGATCTCTCCGCAGTACGAATGGCTCGCACATACCAGGTCCAAGAAGACAGTGCTCCTGGCGGCAAGAAGGATGTCGAGCGAGACGAGCTCGCCCGTGGATACGAATATGGGCGCACGGCAGTGCATATTTCAGAGAGCGATCGCAACGTAACTACTTTCGAAACACTACCTGGTTTGGACGTTATTGGCTTCGTCCATAAGGACCAATATCAGCGATATCTCGATCTGTCACGCGCCAACATGATCGTCTCGAAGAAAGCTGACGAGAAAGCTTCCATGGCACTATCCTCTCTCATTCATGCATTATACGAACTGGACTCCTATGCTGTCGCTCGATTTGTTGCGAAGGAGAACAAGGAACCGCGGATCCTCTTGCTGACACCTAACATCGAGCCTGACTTCGAGTGCCTGTACGATGTAGAACTGCCTTTCGCAGAAGACGTCCGTAACTACAAATTCCCTCCACTCGATCGAGTGGTGACAGTGTCCGGAAGATCGCTGAAGGTGCATCGCAACCTGCCGAACGACGATCTCATGGACGCTATGAGCGAATACGTGGACAAAATGGATCTGTCTGCATCCGCAACGAATGAAGACGGAGAAACTGTCGAGTATGGAGCACCCGACGACACATACACACCAAAGCTGCATCGTTTGCAGCATGTTATTCACCACAGAGCCATCTTTCCCGAGGCCGACCCTCCCGATGCACGTCCTGTCATTCTCAAGTACTCCCAACCTCCCGAAGACCTCATCAAAAAGGCGACGCCTGCCCTTGAGCGAGTGATCAAGGCCGGAGAGGTGAAGAAAGTACCGCCCAAAGCTCGTGGCAAGCGATGGAGTCGAAAGGAGACGTCAAAACCACTCTCAGATCTCGACGTCGCTGCTCTGCTAGCGCAAGACCCCAGGAGGAAAAGCAAGCGCATCGATCCAAAGAATGCCATCCCGGAGTTCATACAAATGGTGGAGTCAGCCGATGGCCTCCCGCAGTTCGAAGAGGCTTGTACGCAGCTCAAATTCATCATCTACGACTGGATCAAGCATTCCGTCGGCAACATGGCTTATGGTCGTGCGCTCGAGGGCATTGGAGCCATGAGAAAGGCATGCGAGGATATGGAGCACCCGGGCCCCTTCCACAGCTTTCTCGTGGAGCTCAAGCAGAAGGCATTGGGTGGAGAATTGGGTGGGGATAGGAAAGCGATGTGGTTCAAGGTTCGACAGGCCAAAATGCGGCCGCTTTTGAAGAGCGAGTGTCAAGGCAGTGATTACACTGAGGAAatggcgaagaagctcaTGTTACCTCAATTAAGCGACTGA